A window from Gemmatimonadales bacterium encodes these proteins:
- a CDS encoding glycosyltransferase family 2 protein, translating to MSVAVVSYNARDDLRACLGSVHLAASPPPSTVVVDNGSSDGTAEMVRGEFPGVDLVIDPSNRGYGAASNQAVARTATPYVLLVNGDTLVAPGALDALADYLDAHPRVGVLGPRLRNADGTLQPSCYPFLGTVQSWLEKTALGRAAARVPGLRDRVLLVNSGHDRARAVPWVMGAALALRREAFDAIGGFDESFFMYAEEVDLCRRLRNAGWEVHFAPVTDVVHRGGASTAPIRGAMALERVRSATRFYRRHYSPPRAAALIVGIRGAMLLRWLRDGVRLRLAADPAARGRLAEDVAVWRRVVRAPEADALSPVGRAAFPR from the coding sequence ATGTCGGTCGCCGTCGTGAGTTACAACGCGCGTGACGATCTCAGGGCCTGCCTCGGCTCGGTGCACCTCGCCGCGTCGCCGCCTCCATCCACCGTCGTGGTGGATAACGGCTCGAGCGACGGCACGGCCGAGATGGTGCGAGGGGAGTTTCCCGGTGTCGACCTCGTCATCGATCCCTCGAACCGCGGCTACGGCGCGGCGTCGAACCAGGCCGTCGCCCGCACCGCGACGCCGTACGTCCTGCTGGTGAACGGCGACACGCTCGTCGCACCGGGCGCGCTCGATGCCCTCGCCGACTACCTCGACGCGCACCCCCGCGTCGGCGTGCTCGGCCCCCGGCTCCGGAACGCGGACGGGACGCTCCAGCCCTCCTGCTATCCGTTCCTCGGCACCGTCCAGTCGTGGCTGGAAAAGACCGCGCTCGGCCGCGCGGCGGCGCGAGTGCCCGGTCTGCGCGACCGCGTCCTGCTGGTGAATTCGGGACACGACCGCGCGCGCGCCGTGCCCTGGGTGATGGGCGCCGCACTCGCCCTTCGCCGCGAGGCGTTCGACGCCATCGGCGGGTTCGACGAGTCGTTCTTCATGTACGCGGAGGAAGTCGACCTCTGCCGGCGGCTCCGGAACGCCGGATGGGAGGTGCACTTCGCGCCGGTGACGGATGTGGTGCACCGGGGTGGCGCGAGCACGGCGCCGATCCGCGGGGCGATGGCGCTCGAGCGGGTGCGGAGTGCGACGCGATTCTACCGGCGGCACTACTCACCGCCGCGCGCGGCGGCACTCATCGTGGGCATCCGCGGCGCGATGCTCCTGCGCTGGCTGCGCGACGGTGTGCGGCTCCGGCTCGCGGCCGATCCCGCAGCGCGCGGCCGGCTGGCGGAAGACGTCGCGGTATGGCGCCGAGTCGTGCGCGCGCCCGAAGCCGACGCGCTCAGTCCGGTCGGGCGAGCCGCGTTTCCGCGATGA
- a CDS encoding YfhO family protein — protein sequence MGERGPAVKQAPAERPAARRRATAAALLLLLLVPLAICWRAVLEDRVLAPTDQIFTTPFFAGVAPPGFARASNPQLFDQTYQFVPWRHFAWEQIRRGHLPLWNPLSLAGAPFVATAQSAVFYPLNLALAAAPFERTFVLSALVRLWIAGLLTFLLARRTGRSPPAALVAALAFMLCGYMVAWLGHPQTNVAIWLPGLVLGVELVLAATDRRARIRAAGLLALIVGVQFLGGHIETSADIIFGAAVYAIVRMVQLAPARESRQFRSARVAAWRPAPGGVLLLVALVLGVGLAAAQLLPFAEWLPLSEVGRVRSGDASFAIYQPGWWRQLFLLPLFVFPNLYGNPSWPPPYFDFLPFGRNYHADVLYAGVLPFLLALLALPRWRTDPYVRAWTVLAVVALGRALHVPVFDWLNDLPLLRLGKAHMLRLDATFGIAMLAGHGADRLFAASREAEGAVLRRWSRLCAAVVIVGWGLLLAGRYLLPHLRDQLQAVDREIATTTWQSYGGAPRSDRSFTEEARGMAAATLRAFHWRNGVMYAPAVVAAAALALALLARRRALSGWPARALPVALPLLIAADLAVNAYGFNPTVSVRYFYPRPPGLDMLRADRSLFRVSASRRDLVPDAQMMFGLSDVRGLDFPTHWLSSYAQAVPGYAPWIAYGITFRRFDSPLLRVLNVKYVYASGDSAAVADARPIGRVGNGELWEVGAPVPRSFVVHRARAAASDEAALAALSEAPESVFSRVLLAGADAAVAQAANAEAASEPDSAGVGADAPDAATGDRVTLISYAPDRAEWRVRTTRAGWLFTGDAYYPGWTAERDGRPTRIYRANVAFRAVRVPPGDHLVRYRFRPRSVYLGLGLGALSLVAVAGLIAAGRRRV from the coding sequence ATGGGTGAACGCGGGCCCGCGGTAAAGCAGGCGCCGGCGGAGCGCCCCGCGGCGAGGCGCCGGGCGACGGCCGCCGCCCTGCTCCTGCTCCTGCTGGTGCCGCTCGCCATCTGCTGGCGCGCCGTGCTCGAGGATCGGGTCCTCGCTCCGACCGATCAGATCTTCACGACGCCGTTCTTCGCCGGCGTGGCGCCGCCCGGCTTTGCAAGGGCGTCCAACCCGCAGCTCTTCGATCAGACGTATCAGTTCGTGCCCTGGCGCCACTTTGCCTGGGAGCAGATTCGCCGGGGCCACCTGCCGCTGTGGAACCCGCTGAGCCTCGCCGGCGCGCCGTTCGTGGCCACCGCGCAGTCGGCGGTATTCTACCCGCTCAACCTGGCGCTCGCAGCGGCGCCGTTCGAGCGCACGTTCGTGCTGAGCGCGCTGGTCCGGCTCTGGATCGCGGGGTTGCTCACCTTCCTCCTGGCACGGCGCACCGGGCGCTCGCCACCGGCGGCGCTCGTGGCGGCGCTCGCGTTCATGCTGTGCGGTTACATGGTCGCATGGCTCGGGCACCCGCAGACCAACGTCGCCATCTGGCTCCCGGGGCTCGTGCTCGGCGTCGAGCTGGTGCTCGCGGCCACGGATCGGCGCGCCCGGATCCGCGCGGCCGGGCTCCTTGCGCTCATCGTCGGCGTGCAATTCCTGGGCGGCCATATCGAGACCTCGGCCGACATTATCTTCGGCGCGGCCGTGTATGCCATCGTGCGCATGGTGCAGCTTGCCCCGGCGCGTGAGTCCCGGCAGTTCAGGTCCGCGCGCGTTGCCGCATGGCGCCCCGCGCCCGGCGGGGTCCTGCTCCTCGTCGCCCTGGTCCTCGGCGTGGGGCTCGCCGCCGCCCAGTTGCTGCCGTTCGCCGAGTGGTTGCCGCTGAGCGAAGTCGGCCGGGTCCGATCGGGCGACGCATCGTTCGCGATCTACCAGCCGGGCTGGTGGCGCCAGTTGTTCCTGCTCCCGCTCTTCGTCTTTCCCAATCTGTACGGCAACCCGTCGTGGCCGCCGCCCTATTTTGATTTCCTGCCGTTCGGCCGCAACTACCACGCGGACGTGCTCTACGCCGGCGTGCTGCCGTTCCTGCTCGCCCTGCTGGCGCTCCCGCGCTGGCGCACCGATCCGTACGTCCGCGCGTGGACGGTGCTCGCGGTGGTGGCGCTCGGGCGCGCGCTCCACGTTCCCGTTTTCGATTGGCTGAACGATCTCCCGTTGCTCCGGCTCGGCAAGGCGCACATGCTCAGGCTCGACGCCACGTTCGGCATCGCCATGCTGGCCGGCCACGGTGCCGACCGGCTATTCGCGGCATCGCGCGAGGCCGAGGGCGCCGTGCTCCGGCGGTGGAGCAGGCTGTGTGCCGCCGTCGTGATCGTGGGCTGGGGGCTCCTGCTCGCCGGCCGCTACCTGCTGCCGCACCTCCGCGATCAGCTCCAGGCGGTGGACCGTGAGATCGCGACCACTACCTGGCAATCGTACGGCGGCGCGCCCCGGAGCGACCGATCGTTCACCGAAGAGGCGCGCGGAATGGCGGCGGCCACGCTGCGAGCGTTTCACTGGCGCAACGGCGTCATGTACGCGCCCGCGGTCGTGGCGGCGGCGGCGCTCGCGCTGGCACTCCTCGCCCGGCGCCGAGCATTGTCCGGCTGGCCGGCGCGCGCGTTGCCCGTGGCACTGCCCTTGCTCATCGCCGCCGACCTCGCGGTCAATGCGTACGGCTTCAATCCCACGGTATCGGTGCGATACTTCTATCCGCGTCCGCCCGGCCTCGACATGCTGCGCGCGGACCGGAGCCTCTTTCGCGTGAGCGCAAGTCGGCGCGATCTCGTGCCCGACGCGCAGATGATGTTCGGCCTCTCGGACGTGCGCGGGCTCGACTTTCCGACCCACTGGCTCTCGTCCTATGCTCAGGCGGTGCCGGGCTACGCGCCGTGGATCGCGTACGGCATCACCTTCCGGCGATTCGATTCGCCGCTGCTCAGGGTGCTGAATGTGAAGTACGTCTACGCGTCGGGCGACTCCGCCGCCGTCGCGGATGCCAGGCCGATCGGCCGGGTGGGCAACGGCGAGCTGTGGGAAGTGGGCGCCCCGGTGCCGCGGAGCTTTGTGGTGCATCGTGCGCGCGCGGCGGCGAGCGACGAAGCGGCGCTCGCGGCGCTCAGCGAGGCTCCCGAGTCGGTGTTCTCGCGGGTGTTGCTCGCGGGCGCGGACGCCGCCGTCGCGCAAGCTGCGAACGCGGAGGCTGCAAGCGAGCCCGACTCGGCTGGGGTGGGCGCGGATGCACCCGATGCCGCCACCGGAGATCGCGTGACGCTCATCTCCTACGCGCCCGACCGCGCCGAATGGCGTGTGCGCACGACGCGCGCGGGCTGGCTCTTCACGGGCGACGCATACTATCCGGGCTGGACCGCCGAGCGCGACGGCCGCCCGACGCGGATCTATCGGGCAAATGTCGCCTTCCGCGCCGTGCGCGTTCCGCCCGGCGATCACCTCGTGCGCTATCGCTTCCGCCCCCGCTCGGTGTATCTCGGGCTCGGTCTCGGTGCGCTCTCGCTCGTCGCCGTGGCCGGCCTTATCGCCGCAGGCCGGCGGCGGGTCTGA
- a CDS encoding glycosyltransferase family 4 protein, with amino-acid sequence MVTPLLPHRASAAGGALVMLGQLEALAERHEVTLATFAGPDPTEREGLAELARLGVDVRHVWRDAAAPGLPLLARRVNLAARWLGSGDPFRTLKFGDVRMQDLLDLLVRERRFDVLQVEDNAMGAYRYPSDLPAVVTEHEVRDPASMPLEGERWRRHQARVWARFPRVQLFTARDAALCAALVPAVAGRVRVNPLGVSLGPAPDPACELAGELVFVGGFRHRPNVDAALWLGGEIMPAVRRLQPDAHLTIVGADPPPVVRALASDAIAVTGRVPEVEPFVYRAAVVLAPLRTGGGMRVKLLHALARGKAVVSTPLGAEGLGSDGAGAGDGRSARVPSPVRLAGGTAEFARAVAELLGDAAARRELGARGRAFVAEHHGWPAYARRLETIYRELGLPA; translated from the coding sequence ATGGTGACCCCGCTCCTGCCGCACCGCGCAAGCGCCGCTGGTGGCGCGCTCGTCATGCTCGGCCAGCTCGAGGCGCTGGCCGAGCGGCACGAGGTGACGCTCGCGACTTTCGCCGGGCCTGATCCGACTGAGCGCGAGGGGCTGGCGGAGCTCGCGCGGCTTGGGGTCGACGTCCGCCACGTCTGGCGCGATGCCGCGGCACCCGGCCTCCCGCTACTCGCGCGCCGCGTGAACCTCGCCGCGCGCTGGCTCGGTAGCGGCGACCCGTTCCGCACGCTCAAGTTCGGCGACGTTCGGATGCAGGACCTGCTCGATTTGCTGGTGCGCGAGCGGCGGTTCGATGTGCTGCAAGTCGAAGACAACGCGATGGGTGCGTACCGCTACCCCTCCGATCTGCCTGCCGTGGTCACCGAGCACGAGGTGCGCGACCCTGCCTCCATGCCGCTCGAGGGCGAGCGGTGGCGCCGGCATCAGGCGCGCGTGTGGGCACGGTTTCCCCGCGTCCAGCTCTTCACCGCGCGCGACGCCGCGCTGTGCGCTGCACTCGTGCCCGCCGTTGCAGGCCGGGTGCGCGTGAATCCGCTGGGTGTGTCGCTCGGACCCGCGCCCGACCCGGCATGCGAGCTGGCCGGCGAGCTGGTGTTCGTGGGCGGGTTTCGCCATCGGCCCAACGTCGACGCCGCGCTCTGGCTGGGCGGCGAGATCATGCCGGCCGTGCGCCGGCTCCAGCCCGACGCACACCTCACGATCGTGGGCGCCGATCCGCCGCCCGTGGTGCGCGCGCTCGCTTCGGACGCGATCGCCGTCACCGGCCGCGTGCCGGAGGTCGAGCCGTTCGTCTATCGTGCGGCCGTCGTGCTGGCGCCGCTCCGCACCGGCGGCGGAATGCGGGTGAAGCTCCTCCACGCGCTCGCGCGCGGCAAGGCGGTAGTGAGCACGCCGCTCGGCGCCGAGGGCCTGGGGTCCGACGGGGCGGGTGCGGGTGACGGGCGCAGTGCGCGCGTTCCCTCCCCGGTACGGCTTGCGGGTGGCACCGCCGAGTTCGCCCGCGCCGTCGCCGAGCTCCTCGGCGATGCCGCGGCGCGGCGTGAGCTCGGCGCGCGCGGCCGCGCGTTCGTAGCCGAGCACCACGGATGGCCCGCGTACGCGCGCCGGCTCGAGACGATCTACCGGGAGCTCGGGCTTCCCGCATGA
- a CDS encoding glycosyltransferase family 2 protein — protein MSEPAVSVVIPTYQRRDSLARALDALARQTLAPERYEVIVVIDGSTDGTRELMESFAALCAVRALSQENRGRAAACNAGLRAARGALAVLLDDDMEPAPGCLAAHLAAHDGRPRLGVVGAVPVPVDPASPPVVDYVGTKFNRHLDTLSRPGHRFGLRDFYSGNFSIDRGTLLEVGGFDEAFTLYGNEDLELSLRLARAGVTLMFSADACAVQRYTKSFAALARDNEAKGRTAVQLASKHPEAFRDLKLSHWSEGSPRWRTLRAALLAATRFWPGTSGAVVHLVGRLERRRRARMHSYYHHALDYFYWLGARRALRENRRAGRGLTSLSEPAGAGGV, from the coding sequence ATGAGCGAGCCGGCGGTAAGCGTGGTGATCCCCACGTACCAACGGCGTGACTCGCTCGCCCGCGCGCTCGATGCGCTCGCGCGCCAAACGCTGGCGCCGGAACGGTACGAGGTCATCGTGGTGATCGACGGCTCGACCGACGGCACCCGCGAGCTGATGGAGTCGTTCGCCGCACTGTGTGCCGTCCGCGCCCTGTCGCAGGAGAATCGCGGCCGCGCGGCCGCGTGCAACGCCGGCCTTCGCGCCGCCCGCGGTGCACTGGCCGTGCTGCTCGACGACGACATGGAGCCCGCACCCGGCTGCCTCGCGGCGCACCTCGCGGCCCACGACGGGCGCCCGCGGCTCGGCGTGGTGGGCGCGGTCCCGGTGCCGGTCGACCCGGCGTCGCCGCCCGTCGTGGACTACGTCGGGACCAAGTTCAACCGGCACCTCGACACGCTGAGCCGGCCGGGACACCGGTTCGGTCTTCGCGACTTCTACAGCGGGAACTTTTCCATCGACCGCGGCACGCTGCTCGAGGTGGGCGGATTCGACGAGGCGTTCACGTTGTACGGCAACGAGGATCTCGAGCTGTCGCTCCGCCTGGCGCGGGCGGGTGTCACGCTCATGTTCAGCGCGGATGCATGCGCGGTGCAGCGCTACACCAAGAGTTTCGCCGCGCTCGCGCGCGACAACGAGGCCAAGGGCCGCACCGCGGTGCAGCTCGCAAGCAAGCATCCGGAAGCGTTTCGGGACCTCAAGCTGAGCCACTGGAGCGAGGGAAGCCCACGCTGGCGCACCCTGCGCGCGGCGCTGCTCGCCGCGACCCGCTTCTGGCCCGGCACGTCCGGCGCCGTGGTGCACCTGGTCGGCCGGCTCGAGCGGCGCCGCCGCGCGCGCATGCACTCGTACTATCACCATGCCCTCGACTACTTCTACTGGCTCGGCGCCCGCCGCGCGCTCCGGGAGAACCGCCGCGCGGGGCGGGGACTCACCTCGCTCTCGGAGCCCGCGGGGGCGGGCGGGGTGTGA
- a CDS encoding glycosyltransferase family 4 protein, with the protein MNPYAARSVIHYVDSDTFGGSEQSLLHLIAGLDRARWRPLLLLHPAPGLARLVDGARAAGVPVRTVPRVTDRDVLTRMPALLAAVGTGGPAVLHAHLNWPLAGKFGLLAATLRRIPAVATAQLFVESLVNRNVRAQFRVVSAGVRRYLAVSRHVAARLGAAFGVPDRKLSVVYNGIDPAPFERAADPALRARITGNPLRPLVFTAARLTPQKGLDVLLDAAVRVPGAVFAIAGEGPERAALEARAAALGLTDRVRFLGARSDVADLLVSSDLFVLPSRFEGLPLSVLEAMAAGKAVVASRIGGTDEAVADGISGTLVPPGDPAALAVAVCALLGDPARAGRMGDAGRAAVHERFTAREMARAVAAVYDEVLAR; encoded by the coding sequence GTGAATCCGTACGCCGCGCGCAGCGTGATCCACTACGTGGACAGCGACACCTTTGGCGGCAGCGAGCAGTCGCTGCTGCATCTCATCGCCGGGCTCGACCGCGCGCGCTGGCGTCCGCTCCTGCTGCTCCATCCGGCGCCCGGACTCGCGCGGCTCGTGGACGGCGCCCGCGCGGCGGGCGTGCCGGTGCGGACAGTGCCACGGGTGACCGACCGCGACGTGCTGACGCGCATGCCGGCGCTGCTCGCCGCCGTGGGCACCGGAGGCCCGGCCGTGCTGCACGCCCACCTCAATTGGCCCCTCGCGGGCAAGTTCGGGCTTCTCGCCGCCACGCTCCGCCGCATTCCCGCGGTGGCAACCGCACAGCTTTTCGTCGAGTCGCTGGTGAACCGCAACGTGCGCGCGCAGTTTCGCGTGGTCTCGGCGGGGGTGCGGCGCTATCTCGCGGTCTCCCGGCACGTGGCCGCGAGGCTCGGCGCGGCGTTCGGCGTGCCCGATCGGAAGCTCTCAGTGGTGTACAACGGTATCGACCCCGCCCCCTTCGAGCGCGCCGCCGACCCCGCGCTTCGCGCGCGCATCACGGGCAATCCACTGCGCCCGCTCGTCTTTACCGCCGCGCGGTTGACCCCGCAGAAAGGGCTCGACGTCCTGCTCGACGCGGCGGTGCGGGTCCCCGGCGCGGTCTTCGCCATCGCCGGCGAGGGGCCCGAGCGCGCCGCGCTCGAAGCCCGCGCGGCGGCGCTCGGCCTCACGGATCGCGTGCGCTTCCTGGGCGCGCGGAGCGACGTGGCCGATCTCCTCGTTTCGTCCGACCTCTTCGTCCTGCCGTCGCGCTTCGAGGGGCTGCCGCTCTCGGTGCTGGAGGCGATGGCGGCCGGCAAAGCCGTCGTTGCCTCGCGCATCGGCGGCACCGACGAGGCCGTGGCGGACGGCATCTCCGGCACGCTCGTGCCGCCCGGCGACCCCGCCGCGCTGGCCGTGGCGGTGTGCGCGCTGCTCGGCGACCCGGCGCGCGCGGGCCGCATGGGCGATGCCGGCCGCGCGGCGGTCCACGAGCGCTTCACCGCGCGGGAGATGGCGCGCGCCGTCGCGGCCGTCTATGACGAGGTGCTCGCGCGGTGA